A genomic window from Sulfurospirillum multivorans DSM 12446 includes:
- the dsbD gene encoding protein-disulfide reductase DsbD produces the protein MQHTIRFFSLFFLLVVTLFAVEKPKLLTPEEAFNVTATHSNQGVMINVTLGEKIYLYDDKISLELTQPKTLDMTQWVERPKAEYFHDTLTQRKSFELFVPQSLLDNEVKKGSFTLRFSYQGCSEMGICYQPMTKEFTFKLKGGSATPLSEQDTIAQSFMSGNSALVLLSFFGFGLLLSLTPCVFPMIPILSSIIVSQPSVSMNAKKGFWLSLVYVLAMSLAYTIAGVLAALFGANLQASMQNPWIIGVFSAIFVLLALSMFGFYELKMPSFIQNRINKKTGEAQAQGVFGIAVMGFLSALIVGPCVAAPLAGALIYIGQSGDALLGGSALFVMSLGMGVPLLLIGTTAGRYMPRPGMWMQNITAFFGVMLLGVAIWMLSRIIPSFVSMSLWAVLIISSSIYFGALESFSEQTKGWQKVLKSILFMALVYGVALLVGFLSGATNPLAPFEKFTAKEGVSASTSSTLFTKIKTIEELNLALKNAEKPVMLDFYADWCVNCVEFEQFTFSDARVKAKLEKFTLLKADVTKNSDDDKALQKAFTIYGPPAILFFKEGKEVSELRLAGFKNADEFLAHLEKVGM, from the coding sequence GTGCAACATACGATACGCTTTTTCTCTCTATTTTTTCTCCTCGTGGTCACACTTTTTGCTGTTGAAAAGCCCAAACTCTTAACGCCGGAAGAGGCTTTTAATGTCACCGCAACCCACAGTAACCAAGGTGTTATGATCAATGTTACGTTGGGTGAGAAAATTTATCTTTACGATGACAAAATTAGCTTAGAGCTGACTCAACCTAAAACGCTTGATATGACACAATGGGTCGAACGCCCCAAAGCAGAGTATTTTCACGATACCCTAACGCAACGTAAATCTTTTGAGCTTTTTGTGCCTCAAAGTTTACTCGACAATGAGGTCAAAAAAGGTAGTTTTACGCTCCGTTTTTCGTATCAAGGCTGTTCTGAGATGGGCATTTGCTATCAGCCCATGACTAAAGAGTTTACGTTTAAACTCAAAGGGGGCAGCGCTACGCCACTTTCCGAACAAGATACGATTGCGCAAAGTTTTATGAGTGGTAATAGTGCGCTAGTACTGCTCAGTTTCTTTGGATTTGGACTTTTGCTCTCTTTAACACCATGTGTTTTTCCAATGATCCCCATTTTGTCTTCCATCATCGTCTCACAACCGAGCGTCTCAATGAATGCCAAAAAAGGATTTTGGCTCTCCTTAGTGTATGTGCTTGCGATGTCGTTGGCGTATACGATAGCAGGGGTTCTAGCGGCACTTTTTGGTGCAAACCTTCAAGCTTCGATGCAAAATCCTTGGATCATTGGTGTTTTTAGTGCCATCTTTGTGCTTTTAGCGCTTTCGATGTTTGGGTTTTATGAGCTTAAGATGCCAAGCTTCATTCAAAATAGAATCAATAAAAAAACAGGCGAAGCGCAAGCCCAAGGTGTTTTTGGCATTGCGGTGATGGGCTTTTTATCGGCATTGATCGTAGGACCTTGTGTCGCAGCTCCGCTTGCAGGTGCGCTCATTTACATCGGACAAAGTGGCGATGCTCTTTTGGGTGGAAGCGCACTGTTTGTGATGAGTTTGGGTATGGGCGTTCCACTTCTGCTCATTGGCACAACGGCGGGGCGTTATATGCCTCGTCCTGGTATGTGGATGCAAAATATTACCGCTTTTTTTGGTGTGATGCTTCTTGGCGTTGCCATTTGGATGCTCTCACGCATCATTCCTTCTTTTGTGAGTATGTCTTTGTGGGCAGTGCTGATCATCAGTAGTTCGATCTATTTTGGTGCGTTGGAGTCTTTTAGCGAGCAGACCAAAGGGTGGCAAAAAGTGCTCAAAAGCATTTTGTTTATGGCGCTTGTGTATGGTGTGGCACTTTTGGTTGGCTTTTTAAGCGGTGCTACCAATCCATTAGCGCCTTTTGAGAAGTTTACGGCAAAAGAGGGTGTTAGCGCCTCCACTTCTTCGACACTGTTTACAAAGATAAAAACGATTGAAGAGCTCAATCTTGCGTTAAAAAATGCCGAAAAACCTGTGATGTTGGACTTTTATGCAGACTGGTGCGTGAACTGTGTTGAGTTTGAGCAGTTTACCTTTAGCGATGCTCGGGTCAAAGCAAAGCTTGAAAAATTCACGCTTTTAAAAGCGGATGTGACCAAAAATAGCGATGACGATAAAGCACTGCAAAAAGCCTTTACGATTTACGGACCTCCTGCCATTTTGTTTTTTAAAGAGGGCAAAGAGGTAAGTGAACTTCGTTTAGCGGGATTTAAAAATGCCGATGAATTTTTGGCGCATTTAGAAAAAGTAGGGATGTAA
- the ppk2 gene encoding polyphosphate kinase 2 has translation MVSKEKNDKVQIWVKKSELKYEKELKNLQIELLKFQNHVKDKGLKVLILIEGRDAAGKGGTIKRITEHLNPRGARIVALSKPSDTERSQWYFQRYTAHLPSAGEIVLFDRSWYNRAGVEPVMGFCSQEEHKEFLREVPKFETMLVNSDIILFKFYFSVGKEEQAKRFHERKTDPLKQFKLSPVDEKSQELWDQYTVAKYSMLLASNNPRAPWTIVLSDDKKRARLNTIKYILKNVEYPEKIKKKHLQMDEDIIRTAKQEIEIMEKSLPSENLSHLNG, from the coding sequence GTGGTTTCAAAAGAGAAAAACGACAAAGTACAAATTTGGGTTAAAAAAAGTGAACTAAAGTATGAAAAAGAGCTTAAGAATCTTCAAATTGAGCTGCTAAAATTTCAAAACCATGTGAAAGATAAAGGGCTAAAGGTGCTCATTCTTATCGAAGGGCGTGACGCTGCGGGTAAAGGTGGAACCATCAAACGTATTACAGAGCATCTCAATCCAAGGGGTGCGCGCATTGTAGCCCTTTCCAAACCCTCTGACACCGAACGCTCTCAGTGGTATTTTCAACGCTATACGGCACATTTACCTTCCGCTGGAGAGATCGTTCTTTTTGATCGTTCATGGTATAACCGAGCGGGTGTTGAGCCTGTGATGGGCTTTTGCAGTCAAGAAGAACATAAAGAATTTCTACGAGAAGTGCCTAAATTTGAAACCATGTTGGTCAATTCTGACATTATACTTTTTAAATTTTACTTTTCTGTGGGCAAAGAGGAACAAGCCAAACGATTTCATGAGCGTAAAACTGACCCACTCAAACAGTTCAAACTCTCTCCCGTGGATGAAAAATCACAAGAGTTGTGGGACCAATACACTGTAGCAAAATACTCGATGCTCTTAGCCTCCAATAACCCTCGCGCTCCATGGACTATCGTCCTCTCAGACGATAAAAAAAGAGCACGCCTCAATACAATTAAATACATCTTAAAAAATGTTGAGTACCCTGAGAAAATCAAGAAAAAACACCTTCAGATGGATGAGGACATTATTCGTACCGCAAAACAGGAGATTGAAATTATGGAGAAGAGCTTACCGAGTGAAAATCTTTCACACCTAAACGGATAA
- the dnaK gene encoding molecular chaperone DnaK, which yields MGKVIGIDLGTTNSCVSVYERGESKVIPNKEGKNTTPSVVAFTDKEEVLVGDTAKRQAVTNPKRTIYSIKRIMGLMSNEDKANEAKKRLPYAVVDRNGACAIEIDGKVYTPQEISAKVLMKLKEDAEAYLGEEVTDAVITVPAYFNDSQRKATKEAGTIAGLNVLRIINEPTAAALSYGLDKKEAEKIVVYDLGGGTFDVTVLETGDNVVEVLATGGDAFLGGDDFDNRLIDWLVAEFKNDNGIDLKSDVMALQRLKEAAENAKKELSSSNETEVNLPFITADATGPKHLVKKLTRAKFESMIEDLVALTIKKIKEVVNDSDLKKGEIKEIVMVGGSTRVPLVQQKVKEFFEKELNKSVNPDEVVAIGAAIQGAVIKGDVKDILLLDVTPLSLGIETLGGVMTKLIEKGTTIPVKKSQVFSTAEDNQPAVTIHALQGEREFARDNKSLGQFNLESIPPAPRGVPQIEVAFDIDANGILTVSAKDKATGKVQEIKISGSSGLDDAEIEKMVKDAELHKEEDKKRKDAVDARNQADALAHQTEKSLGEMGDAISAEEKAKIEAELKALKEVLTNESASKEEIDAKVKSLSEASHKLAEAMYKKDQGEAGAAGGEKPKAKKDDDVIDAEVE from the coding sequence ATGGGAAAAGTTATAGGAATTGATCTAGGAACGACAAATTCATGTGTCTCTGTATACGAGCGCGGTGAGAGCAAAGTTATACCAAATAAAGAGGGTAAAAATACAACACCTTCTGTCGTTGCATTTACCGATAAAGAAGAGGTTTTAGTCGGTGATACGGCGAAACGTCAAGCGGTTACCAACCCAAAAAGAACCATCTATTCTATTAAAAGAATTATGGGTCTTATGAGCAACGAAGACAAAGCAAACGAAGCTAAAAAACGTCTTCCGTATGCGGTTGTTGATAGAAATGGTGCCTGCGCGATTGAAATTGATGGTAAAGTCTATACGCCACAAGAGATCAGCGCAAAAGTGTTGATGAAACTTAAAGAAGATGCGGAAGCGTATCTTGGTGAAGAGGTAACAGATGCAGTTATTACCGTGCCTGCATACTTTAACGATAGCCAAAGAAAAGCGACCAAAGAAGCTGGTACGATCGCGGGCTTAAACGTTCTTCGTATTATCAACGAGCCAACAGCCGCGGCTTTGTCTTATGGTCTAGATAAAAAAGAGGCTGAAAAAATCGTTGTTTACGACTTGGGTGGTGGAACATTTGACGTTACCGTTCTTGAGACAGGTGATAATGTTGTTGAAGTTTTAGCAACCGGTGGCGACGCTTTCTTAGGTGGTGATGATTTCGATAACAGACTGATCGACTGGTTGGTTGCAGAGTTTAAAAATGACAATGGCATCGATCTTAAATCAGATGTTATGGCACTTCAAAGACTTAAAGAAGCGGCTGAAAATGCGAAAAAAGAGCTCTCTTCTTCGAATGAGACAGAGGTAAACTTACCGTTTATCACTGCGGATGCAACGGGTCCAAAACACTTGGTTAAAAAACTCACACGTGCAAAATTTGAGTCAATGATCGAAGATTTAGTCGCTCTTACGATTAAAAAAATCAAAGAAGTTGTGAATGATTCTGACCTTAAAAAAGGCGAAATCAAAGAGATCGTAATGGTTGGTGGATCAACGCGTGTTCCTTTAGTTCAACAAAAAGTAAAAGAGTTTTTCGAGAAAGAGCTTAACAAATCTGTGAACCCTGATGAAGTTGTAGCGATTGGTGCTGCGATTCAAGGCGCGGTTATCAAGGGTGACGTAAAAGACATTCTTCTTCTAGACGTTACGCCTCTAAGCCTTGGTATCGAGACTTTGGGTGGCGTTATGACTAAGCTTATTGAGAAAGGCACAACGATCCCTGTTAAAAAATCTCAAGTTTTCTCAACTGCGGAAGATAACCAACCTGCCGTTACGATTCATGCCCTTCAAGGTGAGCGTGAGTTTGCTAGAGATAATAAATCACTAGGACAGTTCAATCTTGAGAGTATTCCACCAGCACCTCGTGGTGTTCCACAAATTGAAGTTGCATTTGACATCGATGCAAATGGTATCTTGACGGTTTCGGCTAAAGACAAAGCAACAGGTAAAGTTCAAGAGATCAAAATCTCTGGTAGTTCAGGACTAGATGATGCTGAAATCGAGAAAATGGTGAAAGATGCTGAGCTTCACAAAGAAGAAGACAAAAAACGAAAAGATGCTGTAGATGCTAGAAATCAAGCCGATGCGCTTGCTCACCAAACAGAAAAATCGTTAGGTGAAATGGGTGATGCGATTAGCGCTGAAGAAAAAGCAAAAATCGAAGCAGAGCTTAAAGCGCTTAAAGAAGTGCTTACCAATGAGAGTGCAAGCAAAGAAGAGATTGATGCGAAAGTCAAATCTTTGAGTGAAGCAAGTCATAAACTCGCGGAAGCAATGTACAAAAAAGATCAAGGTGAAGCGGGTGCTGCTGGTGGTGAAAAACCAAAAGCTAAAAAAGATGACGATGTCATCGATGCTGAAGTAGAGTAA
- the grpE gene encoding nucleotide exchange factor GrpE, whose product MDEKLKEEQSVSDVSAEIVPECSENDEELVCECEQKSELEELQSKVAELEDRYLRANADFDNMKRRLEKEKMQAISYAHEVFARDLLPVIDSLEMAILAGSNTEIESGELLGKVKEGLGLTIEQFRKAFEKHGVELVAIDGTFDPNFHEAIMQLESEEKNSGEILQVFQKGYKIKERILRPAMVSIVK is encoded by the coding sequence GTGGATGAAAAACTAAAAGAGGAACAGAGTGTCTCTGATGTTTCTGCAGAGATAGTTCCTGAGTGTTCTGAAAATGATGAAGAGCTCGTGTGTGAGTGCGAGCAAAAAAGTGAACTTGAAGAGCTCCAATCCAAAGTGGCGGAACTTGAAGATCGGTATTTACGAGCCAACGCTGATTTTGACAATATGAAACGACGTTTGGAAAAAGAGAAAATGCAAGCGATTTCTTATGCGCACGAAGTCTTTGCACGCGATCTTTTACCTGTCATTGACTCTTTGGAGATGGCAATTCTTGCAGGAAGTAACACGGAGATTGAAAGTGGTGAGCTTCTTGGTAAGGTCAAAGAGGGTTTAGGGTTAACTATTGAGCAGTTTAGAAAAGCTTTTGAAAAACATGGTGTTGAATTAGTTGCAATTGATGGAACATTTGATCCAAACTTCCATGAAGCCATTATGCAATTAGAGAGTGAAGAGAAAAATAGTGGTGAGATTTTGCAGGTTTTTCAAAAGGGCTACAAAATCAAAGAGCGCATTTTAAGACCAGCAATGGTCAGTATCGTAAAATAA